The Bacillaceae bacterium IKA-2 DNA window TAGGCCTAGAATGAATAGGTAGGTATATGGTAATAGGGTTGTGGTCATGGGATCAGTCCTTGAATTTTTGTTTTATTTATATTTAATAATTTTCTATATAATTAACCTTACTCATCAACTTCCTCAACATCTTCCCTAGTCATCTGACCATCTTCTCCAACTTTTATTTCTCCTTTACTTCCTGCTATAGCTATCGTATAAGTGTAACCATTACCAGCCGTATTCACAGTCATAGTTACTGTCCCTGTAACTGTTCCTGTTCCCCATGGATCTTTTATCGGTTCAAGATAACCAAGTCCCACCAGACCATTATCACCTTCTACATCAATTGTAGCACCTTCGATAGTACTACTTGATGTAGCATATAACTTCGCTGCATTAATAGTCTGCTGGGCACTACCTACCAAAGCGTCCTTCCGCGAATTCTCAATCAATCCTCCAACACTCGGCACTGCAATCGCCGCAATAATCCCTAAAATAACAACAACTACTAGTAACTCGATCAGTGTTAAACCACGCTGATCTTTTAACAATTTGAATTTTTTTAACATCTGTTTTCTCCCCTTTTTTGAAATAATTTTGTTTCAAAATATAAAAAAACCACTCTACATTCTCTATTAATCTGCCACTGATACTAGAGGATATTAAAATCTACTAAAATAATAATTAGTTTATCTTTTATTCCTACTTTTATCAATGTTTACTTAAAGAAAATGTTAAACTGGCCGGTTGCACTACTAGCTCCAGATCATCCAAGTGCCCACGTGCAGATAATCTATCTTCACT harbors:
- a CDS encoding prepilin-type N-terminal cleavage/methylation domain-containing protein is translated as MLKKFKLLKDQRGLTLIELLVVVVILGIIAAIAVPSVGGLIENSRKDALVGSAQQTINAAKLYATSSSTIEGATIDVEGDNGLVGLGYLEPIKDPWGTGTVTGTVTMTVNTAGNGYTYTIAIAGSKGEIKVGEDGQMTREDVEEVDE